The DNA region TAAAACAACTATTTTATCTGATATATCAAGAATTTCTTTCAATCTATGAGATATAAAGATTATGGATATACCTTTTTTTGATAATTTTTTAATTGTTTTTAAGAGTATATCGGCTTCGGATTCTGTCAATACTGCTGTTGGTTCATCTAATACAAGAATTTTTGTATTTTTTCTATCTATTTCTCTGGCTATTTCTGTAAATTGCTTATGTCCAACTGGCATTTCATTTACAAGCATATTTATATCTACATTTACTTCGAGAGTTTTTATAGCTTTTTCAGCCCTTTTTTTCATTTTAGATCTATTTAGTGTTGAAAGTCTGTCTCCAAAAATATCAACCATAAAATTATATTTTGTATCTTCTCTATTAAATACTATATTTTCATAAGCTGTAAATCCAGGGATCAAAGAAAATTCTTGATGAACCATTCCTATTCCTGCATCTAAAGCATCAAAAGAAGAATTAAAATTAATTTCAGAACCATTTAAATAAATTTTTCCTCCATAACCACCAGTATCTTTTATTATATTAGAGCCAAATATTATATTCATCATAGTTGATTTACCAGCACCATTTTCTCCAACTAATCCTATTATTTCTCCCTGTTCAATGGTTAAATTAATATCATTGAGAACTTTATTCCCAAAGAAATCTTTAGAGATGTTCTCGAGTTTTAATAATGGAACTTTTTCATTCATCAAATTCACCTCTTTATCAAAATAATAAGGGAACTTAAGTTCCCTTATTATGAGTAAATAATTTATTTATTCTATTCCAAAATATTTATCTGGAACTTCTAAGCTTGTCATTCCTAAATAACCTTTACCGAAAACATATGTGTCTTGATAAACAAGTATGAAATTTTCTCTGTCAACTCCGTCAGCATCAACATAATAACTTCCATTCCAACCTGCTCCAGGAGTATATTTCATGAATGATTTCATTACAGCATCAAAATCTAATAATTCTTCTTTTTTATTTATTACATTGATTGCATGTTCTCCAAGTGCGGCTGTTGTTGTGAATCCAAATGAATATGCCCAAGTTCCCATTCTATTTTTTCCGCCTCTATCAACAACTTCTTTTTCAACTTTTTTAAGTATTGCAGGCCAATTACCTTTTTCATTATCCGTAAAAACTATACCTAATGCTCCGGGATAACCCATTGTTGGAGAAGGCAAATCAGCTTCTACAAAGAATCCACCTAATTCAGAAACTTTCTTTAAAAGAGGTTCTGTATGTGCATCATTTGTACAGAAGAAAGCTGTTTTATTTCCATATGCATCAAGCCATGCAGGAACTTTTTCTAATATAAATTGTTGAGCACCAGCTATACCTATATCACTTGTAGGATCAGGAGAGCCCATATCTATAAATTCCATTCCAAGATCTTTTGCAGCTTCTCTCATTATGTCTCTTCTTCTTGATAATAATTCATAACTCATATGCCTTGGAAAAGAAATATGCATGAATTTTTCGGCCCCAAGCATTTTTGCAGCCTTTACGATTAAATAACCTCTTGCAACATTGTCAGGCGTTACAGATAAATCTGCAGCATCTGCTATCATTCCAGGATCTTCATGAGGATTACCAGCGAGTAATATTATGTCAGGTCTTTTTTCTTTTATTCTTCTAAAAGCTTCAACTGTTCCTGGAACAGCTTGGTTTACAACTATTGCTTTCATTAAAGGATCATCTGAAAGCCCAACTATTTGAGCTATGGTAGTTTCCATTTCTTGCATAAAATTATCTGGATATGTAACATGCTGAATCATTCCACCATTTGCAACATCACCATATTCCTTTATCAATTGTTCTGCTCCTCTTAAATCATCTTCACTTTGAGAAACAGTTCCTGTTACAACCCCAATATGAAAGTTTGCCGAAAAACTAAATACCATAAAAGATAATAATAATATCAAACTTAATATCTTTTTCAATTGCCACACCCCCTTCAATTAAATATAATTTAATTGAATTATAACACAAAATAAATATAAATTAAAATTATGATTACTATTATTATAACAAATATGAAGAAAATATTTACAAATATTAATGTTTAATGAAAAATATTTCATTGTATATGTTTGATTTAATAAAATGTTAATAGGGGATTATAGAGAGGCTTGAAAATAGTAGGTTATAGTTAATAATAAGTAAAGCTCGTTTTTTTAAAAAACGAGCTTTTATTTTTTAGAAAGATTTTTCTTTTAACCATATATAAGTAAGAGTTTTTTCATATAT from Oceanotoga teriensis includes:
- a CDS encoding DUF3798 domain-containing protein; this translates as MVFSFSANFHIGVVTGTVSQSEDDLRGAEQLIKEYGDVANGGMIQHVTYPDNFMQEMETTIAQIVGLSDDPLMKAIVVNQAVPGTVEAFRRIKEKRPDIILLAGNPHEDPGMIADAADLSVTPDNVARGYLIVKAAKMLGAEKFMHISFPRHMSYELLSRRRDIMREAAKDLGMEFIDMGSPDPTSDIGIAGAQQFILEKVPAWLDAYGNKTAFFCTNDAHTEPLLKKVSELGGFFVEADLPSPTMGYPGALGIVFTDNEKGNWPAILKKVEKEVVDRGGKNRMGTWAYSFGFTTTAALGEHAINVINKKEELLDFDAVMKSFMKYTPGAGWNGSYYVDADGVDRENFILVYQDTYVFGKGYLGMTSLEVPDKYFGIE